The uncultured Fusobacterium sp. genome includes a window with the following:
- a CDS encoding TonB-dependent receptor: MKKVLLGLALLNSGIIFAENIASSKLDETVVSVEKFETDLLQVSKNITIITEEEIKKSGAQEVEEVLRIVPGVFLNGANGKDFSSDIILRGQVPGKSGQNILVLVDGSSINSSTDTGNFDLNLIPIETIERIEVVPNGGTVLYGEGAVGGVINIITKNPKNKDYYGQIGVDRGNQIRNYNVNIGSKVTSTTGVEVTYLNKLTDGYRHHSEKDLEYVGVKGSYEGKDSKLIVGYKHGEKKSKFSGTIDKKDKKKSNSTTEAEEIQDVLSLNYEKSLNEKLKFLLNSDYKERKYSSTSEKKINGINKRVPSTNRDTKTYYINPQIKYSYWNNSYLILGIDYSKGESNYQSQSHTSTGSSTTNTFTDRKSIGTFMTNNLYYKDFLFTQGLRYQSIDYELENRNVPSKSFEHSFNEKSYELTGTYFVNDNFSTYLTYNRAFRAPTADEAGSWNSVDGKFDIQTSDTIEIGGKGYLENIYFSTAIYHSKTEKEIFYLTKASGETSSNYNFFDPILRIGVEILSEQYIDKLTLKESISYIHHEVDGGKYDGKKVPGVPNFIASLGVNYELIENLNINTTLLYRGGSYAMYDYQNKLGKQGGYTEVNLSINYTLDNGIVLYGGVNNLFDKEYYYAKASTSKDTISYYPGTKRNYFIGFKYNF, encoded by the coding sequence ATGAAAAAAGTATTATTAGGATTAGCGTTGTTAAATAGTGGGATAATTTTTGCAGAAAATATAGCAAGTTCAAAACTTGATGAAACTGTTGTTTCGGTTGAAAAATTTGAAACAGATTTATTACAAGTATCTAAAAATATAACAATTATTACAGAAGAAGAAATAAAAAAAAGTGGAGCACAAGAAGTTGAAGAAGTTTTAAGAATAGTTCCAGGTGTATTTTTAAATGGAGCTAATGGAAAAGATTTTAGTTCAGATATAATTTTAAGGGGACAAGTACCAGGAAAATCAGGTCAAAATATTTTAGTTTTGGTAGATGGAAGTTCTATTAATAGTAGCACTGATACTGGAAATTTTGATTTGAATTTAATTCCAATAGAAACAATAGAGAGAATAGAGGTAGTTCCAAATGGTGGAACAGTTTTATATGGAGAAGGAGCTGTTGGTGGAGTAATAAATATTATTACTAAAAATCCTAAAAATAAAGATTATTATGGACAAATAGGAGTAGATAGAGGAAATCAAATTAGAAATTATAATGTGAATATAGGATCTAAAGTTACTTCTACAACTGGAGTAGAAGTGACATATTTAAATAAATTAACAGATGGGTATAGACATCATTCAGAAAAAGATCTAGAATATGTTGGAGTTAAAGGGAGTTATGAAGGAAAAGATAGTAAATTAATTGTTGGATATAAACATGGAGAAAAAAAATCAAAATTTTCAGGAACTATAGATAAAAAAGATAAAAAGAAAAGTAATTCTACAACAGAAGCTGAAGAAATTCAAGATGTATTATCACTAAATTATGAAAAAAGCTTAAATGAAAAATTAAAATTTTTATTAAATTCAGATTATAAAGAAAGAAAATACTCATCAACTAGCGAAAAGAAAATAAATGGGATAAATAAAAGAGTACCAAGTACAAATAGAGATACTAAAACATATTACATAAATCCACAAATTAAATATAGTTATTGGAATAATTCATACTTAATTTTAGGAATAGACTATTCTAAAGGAGAGTCAAATTATCAGTCGCAAAGTCATACAAGTACAGGCTCTTCAACAACAAATACATTTACTGATAGAAAATCAATAGGGACATTTATGACAAATAATTTATACTATAAAGATTTTTTATTTACTCAAGGATTAAGATATCAATCTATTGATTATGAGCTAGAGAATAGAAATGTACCAAGTAAAAGTTTTGAACATTCTTTTAATGAAAAATCATATGAATTGACAGGAACATATTTTGTAAATGACAATTTTTCAACATATTTAACATATAATAGAGCTTTTAGAGCTCCTACAGCAGATGAAGCTGGAAGTTGGAATAGTGTTGATGGAAAATTTGATATACAAACATCAGATACCATAGAAATTGGAGGAAAAGGATATTTAGAGAATATTTATTTTTCAACAGCTATTTATCATAGTAAAACAGAAAAAGAAATATTTTATTTAACAAAAGCAAGTGGGGAAACTTCAAGTAATTATAATTTTTTTGATCCTATTTTAAGAATAGGAGTAGAAATATTATCGGAACAGTATATTGACAAGTTGACTTTAAAAGAAAGTATCAGTTATATTCATCATGAAGTTGATGGAGGAAAATATGATGGGAAAAAAGTTCCAGGAGTACCTAATTTTATAGCAAGCCTAGGAGTAAATTATGAATTAATTGAAAACTTAAATATTAATACTACTCTACTATATCGTGGTGGATCATATGCTATGTATGATTATCAGAATAAACTAGGAAAACAAGGAGGATATACAGAAGTAAATTTAAGTATTAATTATACTTTAGATAATGGAATAGTATTATATGGAGGTGTTAATAATTTGTTTGATAAAGAGTATTATTATGCTAAAGCTTCAACTTCAAAAGATACTATTTCATATTATCCAGGAACAAAAAGAAATTATTTTATTGGATTTAAATATAATTTTTAA
- a CDS encoding TonB-dependent receptor, whose amino-acid sequence MKKYLMIAAILAVGTTALAEKEARLEETVITTNESFGTTTQETPKNVYVVTSEEIEKKGASTIDEALKGVPGVIINKMDGASPKIDLRASGATANYNTIVLLDGVPLNGLAGFDINSVPIGEVERIEVIQGGGAVMYGDGAIGGVVNIITKQPKDKLNYGSVGLEAGSWETTKANLSYGTKLGEKLLLNASYSGYTSMDYRDRNKEYKNDEDKRESIWLRGKYLLEDGNIELRYNHNEMKDYYTGYLEKNDFENNPTKPGSFGGLTHSISDIWNLSFNKKLTENLDFLIYGGYYKNESKNQSNLTEEYFIKPQLKYTYAKDSYLIVGGDYREGTREFKKAVSVNGKVQKAPDDERESYAGYIMNKTTFGKWQFTQGYRREKVEYKYSQKKYDSSWQLVEINPMAADYSNNDSYELGINYLYSDSGNIYLNYTRATRTPTIGDAGAWSGSVETQKNDVYELGVRDYYGMTSIGASVFYIQSENEIYYDKTDANNSTNRNFDGEVERTGAQLSLQHYFDKLTLRENISYVNAKVTSGVYDGNTFAGVPEWTINLGATYDFTEKLMGNIDIYYQSDMYAQDDFDNYFGKDNDYITVDTNLKYQVNEGLELYAGVRNLFDEEYANAVTSTRSTWAPGPRKVYYPADGRSYYAGFKYNF is encoded by the coding sequence ATGAAAAAATATTTAATGATTGCTGCAATATTAGCAGTAGGAACAACAGCTTTAGCAGAAAAAGAGGCAAGATTAGAAGAGACTGTAATAACTACAAATGAAAGTTTTGGAACTACTACTCAAGAAACACCTAAAAATGTATATGTAGTAACAAGTGAAGAAATAGAAAAAAAAGGAGCTAGTACAATTGATGAAGCTTTAAAGGGAGTTCCAGGAGTTATAATAAATAAAATGGATGGAGCATCTCCTAAAATAGATTTAAGAGCATCAGGTGCTACAGCAAATTATAATACAATAGTTTTATTAGATGGAGTTCCTTTAAATGGATTAGCTGGTTTTGATATAAATTCTGTTCCTATTGGGGAAGTAGAAAGAATAGAGGTAATCCAAGGTGGAGGAGCAGTAATGTATGGTGATGGTGCAATAGGAGGAGTTGTCAACATTATTACTAAGCAACCTAAAGATAAGTTAAATTATGGAAGTGTTGGATTAGAGGCAGGTTCTTGGGAAACAACAAAGGCTAATTTAAGTTATGGAACTAAATTAGGAGAAAAATTACTTCTAAATGCTTCCTATTCAGGATATACTAGTATGGATTATAGAGATAGAAATAAAGAATATAAAAATGATGAAGATAAAAGAGAAAGTATTTGGTTAAGAGGTAAATACTTATTAGAAGATGGAAATATAGAATTAAGATATAATCATAATGAAATGAAAGATTATTATACTGGATATTTAGAAAAAAATGATTTTGAGAATAATCCTACAAAACCAGGTTCATTTGGAGGATTAACACATAGCATAAGCGATATTTGGAATCTTTCTTTTAATAAAAAATTAACTGAAAATTTAGATTTTTTAATTTATGGTGGATATTATAAAAATGAAAGTAAAAATCAAAGTAATTTAACAGAAGAATACTTTATTAAACCACAATTAAAATATACTTATGCTAAAGATAGTTATTTAATAGTGGGGGGAGACTATAGAGAAGGAACAAGGGAGTTTAAAAAAGCTGTTTCTGTAAATGGGAAAGTTCAAAAAGCTCCAGATGATGAAAGAGAATCATATGCTGGATATATTATGAACAAAACAACTTTTGGAAAATGGCAATTTACTCAAGGATATAGAAGAGAAAAAGTTGAATATAAGTATAGTCAGAAAAAATATGATAGTAGTTGGCAGTTAGTTGAAATCAATCCTATGGCAGCAGATTATTCAAATAATGATAGTTACGAATTAGGAATTAATTACTTATATTCAGATAGTGGAAATATTTATTTAAATTATACTAGAGCAACAAGAACTCCAACAATAGGAGATGCTGGAGCTTGGTCTGGTTCTGTAGAAACTCAAAAAAATGATGTGTATGAATTAGGAGTAAGAGATTATTATGGAATGACATCAATAGGAGCTTCTGTATTTTATATTCAATCAGAAAATGAGATTTATTATGATAAAACTGATGCTAATAACTCAACAAATAGAAATTTTGATGGAGAAGTTGAAAGAACAGGAGCTCAATTGTCATTACAACACTATTTTGATAAATTGACATTGAGAGAAAATATATCTTATGTCAATGCCAAAGTAACAAGTGGAGTATATGATGGAAATACCTTTGCTGGTGTACCAGAATGGACAATAAATTTAGGAGCTACATATGACTTTACAGAAAAGCTAATGGGAAATATAGATATTTATTATCAAAGTGATATGTATGCTCAAGATGATTTTGATAATTATTTTGGAAAAGATAATGATTATATTACTGTAGATACAAACTTAAAATATCAAGTAAATGAAGGATTAGAATTATATGCAGGAGTGAGAAATTTATTTGATGAAGAGTATGCAAATGCAGTAACTTCTACAAGAAGTACATGGGCTCCAGGACCAAGAAAAGTGTATTATCCAGCCGATGGAAGAAGTTATTATGCAGGATTTAAATATAATTTCTAA
- a CDS encoding ABC transporter substrate-binding protein produces the protein MKKYIIIIVIFQLLSFSITFGSKVKEKKYKKIASLYMASDEVLFDLVDKKRVIAWSGNYDGNEMSSILGEKIKNDVKIEDNIEFLLNLEPDLVIASERVRKEIVLFLEEAGIELYRYKIPRSFEQQKEMITNLAILLEEEERGKEIIENMEKRLKLLQEKIKKNNNLFPRVLEYSHYEVTNGQGSIFNDMLENLYITNLAVELGVGKFGKISKEKVIEINPDIILIPVWRKEEDSDNMKFIDTLKNDKSFNEVNAIKNNKIYTIPGKYLYISSQYIVEGMEEIANKVYELKKEEY, from the coding sequence ATGAAAAAATATATAATAATAATTGTTATTTTTCAATTATTAAGTTTTAGTATAACATTTGGAAGTAAGGTAAAAGAAAAAAAATATAAAAAAATAGCTTCATTATATATGGCAAGCGATGAAGTTTTATTTGATTTAGTGGATAAAAAAAGAGTTATAGCTTGGAGTGGAAATTATGATGGAAATGAAATGTCATCTATTTTAGGAGAAAAAATAAAAAATGATGTTAAAATAGAGGACAATATAGAATTCTTGTTAAATTTAGAACCTGATTTAGTAATTGCTTCAGAAAGAGTAAGGAAAGAAATAGTATTATTTTTAGAAGAAGCTGGGATAGAATTATATAGATATAAAATACCAAGATCATTTGAGCAACAAAAAGAAATGATAACTAATTTAGCTATATTACTAGAAGAGGAAGAAAGAGGAAAAGAAATTATAGAAAATATGGAAAAAAGATTAAAATTATTACAAGAAAAAATAAAAAAGAATAATAATCTTTTTCCTAGAGTTTTAGAATATTCTCATTATGAAGTAACAAATGGACAAGGAAGCATATTTAATGATATGTTAGAAAATTTATATATAACTAATTTAGCAGTTGAATTAGGAGTTGGTAAATTTGGTAAAATTTCAAAAGAAAAGGTAATAGAAATAAATCCAGATATAATTTTAATCCCTGTTTGGAGAAAAGAAGAAGATAGTGATAATATGAAGTTTATAGATACATTAAAAAATGATAAAAGTTTTAATGAAGTAAATGCAATAAAAAATAATAAAATATATACAATCCCAGGAAAATATTTGTATATATCTTCACAATATATAGTTGAAGGAATGGAAGAAATTGCTAATAAAGTATATGAACTTAAAAAGGAGGAATATTGA
- the cobN gene encoding cobaltochelatase subunit CobN, giving the protein MFNILFITSSYTEDYLLKKACNELEKLYLDEFQFYFYKSEEIDNSYQKFEEKQINPDIIFILLHGELEKFKKFSILKEKYAKKIPIFLNTTSSNDIMEINKMRLIKIEDFYNMTKYVLNGGIENYKNLILYVASKFGYKKYTYLESKTIKTEGIYYNGRIVENEDEFLKSIYNKKVIVVLFHSKDWWNKRKKVVDKFLEEIENNGMLGIGIFTNLSSKDLNGAKGIDWIIENYLKHNGKIIPKVIINLLSYSLTVFSKHNKIEDRKSIFEDLNIPIIQAMSTYQERKEWESSIRGLDSESLAINVYYPEFDGQIITVTSCTYENIKDEIGERKIFIPIENRVTKIVKIAKGWLKLSEKRNEEKKIAIIFHNMPPRNDMIGRAFGLDSVKSVYNMVELFKKNGIKTNYDFKNSNEIINKIIKGVSNDHKWLDAQKILERSVDKINKKKYEIWFSELNLKVQSEMEKQWGKGLGTFMNYNENFPIPGIINGNIFIGLQPPRGIEEKADEIYHSTKFVIPHQYYAFYHWIKDIFKADVIYHMGTHGTLEWLPGKEVGLSESCYPDFNIDDIPHLYPYSVNISGEGLQAKRRSNAVLISHMIPALTLAGGYDEIEEIEELIKQYYHAKNINDKKIKKIEKEIIELYFKYNYINDLKINFEEIERDFSVFLNKFHLYIDEIKSSVIKDGLHILGEIPDEKKLVGLIYNILKIKTNEMLAIDELVGKAIGVNIVENKDLIILSKIRELSHKVIKDILENKKIDKIENYEIEDRKLIDMLKNYVLEIILPKIYGIKNETESIINGLNGKFIKPGESGYITRGNLNILPTGTNFYAIDPYKIPTKSSWKVGVNLAELLIERYRRDEGELPKSIAMVLYSGDIIKTNGDDIAEILYLMGIKPIWEKNSEKVIGLEVIPLKELGRPRIDVTLRISGLFRDTFPVLIKMIDDAVNLVANLDENIEDNYIKKNIEEDIKKLIEMGYDQLEAERKSKVRVFGCPPGTYGTGIRTLIENKNWKDRKDLGEVYINWSSYGYTNDYHGEKMVTIFKEKLKRVSLTIKNEASNEIDMLESDDYYAYHGGLKVAVTSLKEEEVKSYSGNTSDIDNIKIKSLNEESSRIMRARILNPKWIEGLKKHDYKGAVEMSSMLDTVFGWDATAQIIEDWMYDKILEKYLIDKNTRKWLEKNNIHALLNMSERLLEAERRGMWKTRKENIEVLTRIYLDVEGKVEEYED; this is encoded by the coding sequence ATGTTCAATATTTTATTTATTACATCTAGCTATACTGAAGATTATTTATTAAAAAAAGCTTGTAATGAGTTAGAAAAATTATACCTAGATGAATTTCAATTTTATTTTTATAAAAGTGAAGAGATTGATAATAGTTATCAAAAATTTGAAGAGAAACAAATAAATCCTGATATTATTTTTATTTTATTGCATGGAGAACTTGAAAAGTTTAAAAAATTTTCTATATTAAAAGAAAAATATGCTAAAAAAATACCTATATTTTTAAATACTACTTCCTCAAATGATATTATGGAAATTAATAAAATGAGATTAATTAAAATAGAAGATTTTTATAACATGACAAAATATGTTTTAAATGGTGGAATAGAGAATTATAAGAATTTAATATTATATGTAGCTTCAAAATTTGGTTATAAAAAATATACTTATTTAGAAAGTAAAACCATAAAAACTGAAGGTATTTATTATAATGGGAGAATAGTAGAAAATGAAGATGAATTTTTAAAAAGTATTTATAATAAAAAGGTAATAGTAGTTTTATTTCATAGTAAAGATTGGTGGAATAAAAGAAAAAAAGTAGTAGATAAATTTTTAGAAGAGATAGAAAATAATGGAATGTTAGGGATTGGAATTTTTACAAACTTATCATCAAAAGATTTGAATGGGGCAAAAGGAATAGATTGGATAATAGAAAATTATTTAAAACATAATGGCAAAATAATTCCTAAAGTAATAATAAATTTATTGAGTTATTCATTAACTGTGTTTTCAAAGCACAATAAAATAGAAGATAGGAAAAGTATTTTTGAAGATTTAAACATTCCAATAATACAAGCAATGAGCACCTATCAAGAAAGAAAAGAGTGGGAAAGTAGTATAAGAGGTTTAGATTCAGAATCATTAGCAATAAATGTTTATTATCCAGAATTTGATGGACAAATAATCACAGTAACAAGTTGTACTTATGAAAATATAAAAGATGAAATAGGGGAAAGAAAAATTTTTATACCAATAGAAAATAGAGTAACAAAAATTGTAAAAATTGCAAAAGGTTGGCTTAAATTAAGTGAAAAAAGAAATGAAGAGAAAAAAATTGCAATAATTTTTCACAATATGCCACCTAGAAATGACATGATAGGAAGAGCATTTGGTTTGGACAGCGTTAAATCTGTATATAATATGGTTGAATTATTTAAAAAAAATGGGATAAAGACTAACTATGATTTTAAAAATTCAAATGAAATAATAAATAAAATAATAAAAGGAGTATCAAATGATCATAAGTGGTTAGATGCTCAAAAAATACTTGAAAGAAGTGTAGATAAAATAAATAAAAAGAAATATGAAATATGGTTTTCAGAATTAAATTTAAAAGTTCAAAGTGAAATGGAGAAACAGTGGGGAAAAGGTCTAGGAACTTTTATGAATTATAACGAAAATTTTCCAATACCTGGGATAATAAATGGTAATATTTTTATAGGATTACAGCCTCCAAGAGGAATAGAAGAAAAAGCAGATGAAATTTATCATAGTACAAAATTTGTAATTCCACATCAATATTATGCTTTTTATCATTGGATAAAAGATATTTTTAAAGCAGATGTAATTTATCATATGGGAACACATGGAACACTAGAGTGGTTACCAGGTAAAGAGGTAGGATTAAGTGAATCATGTTATCCAGATTTTAATATTGATGATATTCCACATTTATATCCATATTCAGTAAATATTTCTGGGGAAGGATTGCAAGCAAAAAGAAGAAGTAATGCTGTTTTAATTTCTCATATGATTCCTGCTTTAACTTTAGCAGGTGGATATGATGAAATTGAAGAAATAGAAGAATTAATAAAACAATATTATCATGCTAAAAATATAAATGATAAAAAAATAAAAAAAATAGAAAAAGAAATTATAGAACTATATTTCAAATACAATTATATAAATGATTTAAAAATAAATTTTGAAGAAATAGAAAGAGATTTTTCTGTTTTTTTAAATAAATTTCATTTATATATAGATGAAATAAAAAGTTCAGTAATAAAAGATGGATTACATATATTAGGTGAAATACCAGATGAAAAAAAGTTAGTAGGACTTATATATAATATATTGAAAATAAAAACTAATGAGATGTTGGCAATAGATGAATTAGTAGGAAAAGCAATTGGAGTAAATATAGTTGAAAATAAAGATTTGATAATTTTATCAAAAATAAGAGAGTTATCTCATAAAGTTATAAAAGATATTTTAGAAAATAAAAAAATAGATAAAATAGAAAATTATGAAATAGAAGATAGAAAACTAATTGATATGTTAAAAAATTATGTTTTAGAAATTATTTTACCTAAAATTTATGGGATAAAAAATGAAACAGAAAGTATAATAAATGGCTTGAACGGGAAATTTATAAAACCAGGAGAATCTGGATATATTACAAGAGGAAATTTAAATATTTTACCAACAGGAACAAATTTTTATGCTATTGACCCATATAAAATACCAACAAAATCATCTTGGAAAGTAGGAGTGAATTTGGCTGAATTACTTATTGAAAGATATAGGAGAGATGAAGGAGAACTACCAAAAAGTATAGCAATGGTATTGTATAGTGGAGATATAATAAAAACCAATGGAGATGATATTGCAGAGATATTATACTTAATGGGAATAAAACCTATTTGGGAAAAAAATAGTGAAAAAGTTATAGGATTGGAAGTAATACCTTTAAAAGAATTAGGACGTCCAAGAATAGATGTGACATTAAGAATTTCAGGATTATTTAGAGATACTTTTCCAGTATTAATTAAAATGATAGATGATGCAGTAAATTTAGTAGCTAATTTAGATGAAAATATTGAAGATAATTATATAAAGAAAAATATAGAAGAAGATATAAAAAAATTAATAGAAATGGGATATGATCAACTAGAGGCGGAAAGAAAATCTAAAGTTAGAGTATTTGGTTGTCCACCAGGTACATATGGAACAGGAATTAGAACACTGATTGAAAATAAGAATTGGAAAGATAGAAAGGATTTAGGAGAAGTATATATAAATTGGAGTAGTTATGGATATACAAATGATTACCATGGTGAAAAAATGGTTACAATTTTTAAAGAAAAATTAAAAAGAGTTTCTTTAACAATAAAAAATGAAGCTTCAAATGAAATAGATATGTTAGAAAGTGATGATTATTATGCTTATCATGGAGGATTAAAGGTTGCAGTAACTTCTTTGAAAGAAGAAGAAGTGAAGTCATATTCTGGAAACACTAGTGATATAGATAATATAAAAATAAAAAGTTTAAATGAAGAAAGTTCAAGAATTATGAGAGCAAGAATATTGAATCCAAAGTGGATAGAAGGTCTAAAAAAACATGATTATAAAGGTGCAGTAGAAATGAGTTCAATGTTAGATACAGTATTTGGTTGGGATGCTACAGCACAAATAATAGAAGATTGGATGTACGATAAGATATTAGAAAAATACTTGATAGATAAGAATACAAGAAAATGGTTAGAAAAAAATAATATTCATGCTCTATTAAATATGAGTGAAAGATTATTAGAAGCAGAAAGGAGGGGAATGTGGAAAACAAGAAAGGAAAATATAGAAGTATTAACTAGGATATATTTAGATGTAGAAGGAAAAGTAGAAGAATATGAAGATTAA
- a CDS encoding biopolymer transporter ExbD has protein sequence MKELRRKKGMINPDLTPLIDVVFQLLIFFMLVTTFSQYTKFDMNLPKSDVENIDKPEVQVELIIDKNEKYFFKVGEESTEIEKKELELKVKEFMQGRKEQVLVVSADKNLRYEVVIETMGRLKNTGIEKLEINSIK, from the coding sequence ATGAAAGAGTTAAGAAGAAAAAAGGGAATGATAAATCCAGATTTGACTCCGCTAATAGATGTAGTATTTCAACTTTTAATATTTTTTATGTTGGTAACTACATTTAGCCAATATACTAAATTTGATATGAATTTACCTAAGTCCGATGTAGAAAATATAGATAAACCAGAGGTTCAAGTTGAGTTAATAATTGATAAAAATGAAAAATATTTCTTTAAAGTTGGGGAAGAATCTACTGAAATTGAGAAAAAAGAATTGGAATTAAAGGTTAAAGAGTTTATGCAAGGGAGAAAAGAGCAGGTATTAGTGGTAAGTGCTGATAAAAATTTGAGATATGAAGTTGTAATAGAAACTATGGGAAGATTAAAAAATACAGGAATAGAAAAATTAGAGATAAATAGTATAAAGTAG
- a CDS encoding TonB family protein — MKFYVLSFILHLILIFSVIKLPTRDIKLDSKNVVVYLNELKIEGKGNPEPAPLKNLEKKEVVEEKKVEKKEIKKVEKKKIERKIEKKKVTKKVVSNKKKVEKVTENVSDEVVETQSKAFNPLDGFVKDGTGTYIGDQRSSQGIGYRIKREVDPIYPQMAKKVGFKDEVIIQTKFLVGLNGKVEEIIFLNDFKKYGFQKEVEKALKKWEFEPIIYHGKNIKMYFYKNFRFNVK; from the coding sequence ATGAAATTTTATGTGCTTTCTTTTATACTACATCTTATATTAATTTTTTCAGTAATAAAATTACCAACTAGAGATATTAAATTAGATAGTAAAAATGTAGTAGTTTATTTGAATGAGTTGAAAATTGAGGGAAAAGGAAATCCTGAACCTGCTCCATTGAAAAATTTGGAAAAAAAAGAGGTTGTAGAAGAGAAAAAAGTTGAGAAGAAAGAGATAAAAAAAGTAGAAAAAAAGAAAATTGAAAGAAAAATAGAGAAAAAAAAGGTAACAAAAAAAGTTGTTTCAAATAAAAAGAAAGTAGAAAAGGTTACTGAGAATGTGAGTGATGAGGTTGTAGAAACTCAATCTAAAGCATTTAATCCATTGGATGGTTTTGTAAAAGATGGAACAGGAACATATATAGGGGATCAAAGAAGTAGCCAAGGGATAGGGTATAGAATAAAAAGAGAGGTTGATCCTATCTATCCACAGATGGCTAAAAAAGTTGGATTTAAAGATGAAGTTATCATTCAAACAAAGTTTTTAGTTGGACTTAATGGAAAAGTTGAAGAGATAATATTTTTGAATGATTTTAAAAAGTATGGATTTCAAAAAGAGGTAGAGAAGGCTCTAAAAAAATGGGAGTTTGAACCAATAATATACCATGGGAAAAATATTAAGATGTATTTCTATAAGAATTTTAGATTTAATGTGAAATAA
- a CDS encoding MotA/TolQ/ExbB proton channel family protein, whose protein sequence is MYQYFIEGGMMMWLLGALSILGLGTILERTAYFLKNERDLKSNFKDEIIRLVRKGEEEDAIKLCERTNNSVSRTVKSILLAYRYENDLYESKEKLMKEKALEQIENLEKRLSILGIVSYISPMAGLLGTVLGMIKSFKAIALQGAGDPNVVANGISEALITTAAGLLIAIPAIIAYNLFNRKADKIMMEIEKTSTALINIKKNRDER, encoded by the coding sequence ATGTATCAATATTTTATTGAAGGTGGAATGATGATGTGGCTTTTAGGAGCTTTATCAATATTGGGATTGGGAACTATTTTAGAAAGAACAGCTTATTTTCTAAAAAATGAAAGAGATCTAAAGAGTAATTTTAAAGATGAAATTATTAGATTAGTTAGAAAGGGAGAAGAGGAAGATGCTATTAAGTTATGTGAAAGAACTAATAATTCTGTTTCAAGAACAGTAAAAAGCATATTATTAGCATATAGATATGAAAATGACTTGTATGAAAGTAAAGAGAAACTTATGAAAGAAAAAGCTCTTGAACAAATAGAAAATTTAGAAAAAAGATTATCAATTTTAGGGATAGTTTCATATATATCTCCGATGGCTGGACTTTTAGGAACAGTGCTTGGAATGATAAAATCCTTTAAAGCTATAGCTTTACAAGGGGCAGGAGATCCAAATGTAGTAGCAAATGGAATATCAGAAGCTTTGATTACAACAGCAGCTGGACTTCTAATAGCTATACCAGCAATTATAGCTTACAATCTTTTTAATAGAAAGGCTGATAAAATTATGATGGAGATAGAGAAAACTTCAACAGCTTTGATAAATATAAAAAAGAATAGAGATGAGAGATAA